The nucleotide sequence ATCGGATCGACGACGTGATCGAGCACCTCCCAGTCGACCTCGACGGCCTCGACCGCCGCGGCGGCGGTGTATTCGTCGTCCGCGGCGACCGCGGCGACCGGGTATCCGAAGGTCAGCGGCTCCTCGGCGAGCACCGGCTGTCCGACCGCCGCGTCCGGGACGTCCTCGTGGGTGATGACCGCTTGGACGCCCGACATCGACTCGGCCGCCGAGGTGTCGATGCTCCGGGCTCTGGCGTGAGCGTAGGGACTCTTGACGGTCTTCGCGTGCAGGAGGTTGTCGAACTGGTAGTCGTCGGCATACTTCGCTTCGCCCGTCACTTTCGCTCGGCCGTCCGGGACCTCGAAGTCCGTTCCGACGTAGTTGTGGTTAGACACGGGTGATCACATCCGCTCGGCCGCGCTGAGAACGCTCTCGATCTCGTTCTCGTAGTTCCCGCAGCGACAGAGGTTCCCTTCGAGGGCGTCTTTGACCTCCTCGCGAGACGGGTCGCTGTTCTCCTCCAGCAACGACTTCGCGGACATAATCATTCCGGGCGTACAGAACGCGCACTGTCCGCCGAGTTCCTCGATGAACGACTCTTGGATCGGGTGGAGCTGTCCGCCCTCGGCCAGCCCTTCGACCGTCGTGATCTCTTTGCCGACGGCGTCTTTCGTGAAGTACGTGCAGCTGTAGATCGGATCGCCTTCGACCTGCACCGTACACGCGCCGCACATCGCTCGGTCGCAGCCGAACTTCGTGCCGGTCAAGCCGAGCTTATACCGGAGCGTCTCTGCCAGCCGCTCTTGGTCTTCCACCCTGACGAAGCGCTCGCGGCCGTTGACTGTCAGTTTCAGTTGATTCGAGAACCGCTCTCGAACTCCCGGCGTTTCGTCGCCCTGCGCCGACGTCTGTCTGATGTTGTTGAACAGATAGGCGTTCGCCGCGACGAGCGTCCCGCCGATCGTCCCCTTGATGATGTCACGGCGGGATGGTCCTCCCGAGTCGTCGCCGGCGTCTGGCTCTGACTCGTCCGGTACGTCTGTCGTAGACATACCTTGATTATCTTTCACACACATTCATATATGTTCGGCCTCCGGAAGGGGTGACCGGTGGAATCGGCCGCAAAACCCGGTGAAACAGAGACGTCCGTTCGCAATCCGCTAGGATTCGACTACACCGGGTGAGAGACCGTTCCGAACTCGGTTGAGTTCGCCGAGTATCGAAAGGGCGACGTCCGCGGGATCGCCGCCGCCGAGATCGAGCCCGACCGGCGAGTGGAAACGCTCGAAGTCGCCCTCGTCGACGCCGTCCTCTCGAAGCCCCTCGGCGACGCGTTCGGCCTTCGTGTCCGAGGCCACGAGACCGACGTAATACGCCCCCCGTTCGAGCGCTTCCCGGGAGGCGACGCGGTCGAAGTGACCGCTCCGCGTGGCGACGACGACGGCGGTGTTGTCCGTGACGCCGATCGCGTCGATTCCCGCGTCGTACTCGTCGGCGTACACCGCCGCGTCGGGGAAGCGCTCTTCGGTGGCGTACTCCTCCCTGTCGTCGACGACGGAGACGTCGTAGCCCAGTTCTACTGCCATCGGTGCGAGCGACTGCGCGATGTGGCCGCCGCCCGCGACGATCAGTCGTTGACTGCCCGGAACCACGTTGATGAACACGTCCATTTCGCCGCCGCACACCATTCCCGTGTTACCCTCGGGCCGCAGTTCCCAGCGTTCCGTCCGCGGGGTCCGTTCCCCGATCGCCTCGACGGCCGCCCGACGCGTCCGCTCTTCGACGGTGCCGCCGCCGACGGTCCCTTCGGTGCTCCCGTCGGCGCGAACGAGCATCGACGCCCCCGGATCCTGCGGGGCCGACCCGTCGACTCGCGTCACCGTTGCGAGCGCCACCGTCTCACCGGCCGCGGTCAGTTCGTCGATGCGACCGTACACGCTGGACGCGCTCTCGTCCCCTCCGTGCTCCTCCATCACACGCATTTTCGGCCGCCGAGGCTTATATTTATTCAACGGGGTATTCACTCCAGCTATCGGAGTCCGCTCACCGACCGATATGTATTCCATTCCGGAATCGCGTGCTACTCGAAGCATAGTAAACAGTAAGTGGGAGGGACGTAATCACCCCGTATGGCAGACGAACTCCGGATGACGTTGGAGCGGGTCGGAGAGCGCTTCAACCTCGGCGAGTACGAGATCGAGGCGTATCTGGCCGTGCTCGAACACGGCGAACTGACGGCCTCGGAGATCGCCGATCGGACCGAGATCCCGCAGCCGCGGGTGTACGACACCGTACGGAGCCTCTCCGATCGCGGACTCGTCGAACTACGGGAGTCGCGCCCGATGAAGATCGTCGCGGTCGCGCCCGACGACGCCTTCGGCAACGTCCAGCAGTCCCTCGACAGCCTCGTCTCGGAGTTGGAAGCGCGGTACACCGCGCCCGCTCGGGACACCGAAGCCGTTTCGCTCGTGAAATCGCGCTCGACGATCCTCCGGTACGTCGAGGAGATCATCGAGAGCGCCGAGTACGAACTGGTGCTGTCTCTCACGCCGGATCTCCTGCGTCGCTTCCGCGAGGATCTCGCCGCGGCGGTCGACGACGGCGTGAGCGTCGACCTGCTCGTGACGCCGCTGTCGCGCGCGCCGGATCCGGACAGCTTCGACTACCTCGAAGTCGCGACGGTCGCGCGGGCACGCCGGGGAATCACCACGCCGATCCTCGCGGTCGCCGACGGCAACTACTCGATCTACGCGACGCAGGACGCCCTGCGCGACGACCGCGACCGCTACGGCGTCATCTTCAACCGCTCGGCGCTGGGCTTTCTGGTCTCGGGGTTCTTCGGGACCGTCCTCTGGTCGACCGCGGAGACGATCGCCACGGACGGCAAGCGGCGGCCGTTCCCCAGACGCTACGCCTCGATCCGACGCGCCGTGAAGGACGTTCGCGAACTCGACGGCCCGTTCTACGCTTCGATCACCGGCCGCGACGTCGAGACCGGCGATCCCGTCGTCGTCGAAGGGAAGGTGAAGACCGCGACGCTGGAGGAGTCCGAGGAGGTCGCCTCAATCCAGTTGGAGACCGACGACGGCGTCTTAGAGATCGGTGGGCTAGTCGCGGCCTTCGAGGACGTCGAGGCCCAAGAGATCATCCTCGGACGCGACGAGGTGCCCGACCGCGAGCAGTTCGCCTGAGCGTCTCGGCCTTCCGTCCGGCCGTCGCGTTCTTCGGTCCGGCTGTCTCGACCCCTCGTCCGAGCGTCGCGTTCTCCGCACCGTCCGGAGGCGCAACGGCTTTACTCCTCGCTCCGAAAGTCTCGGCGACCGATGGAGGCGCGCACGCGGACCTACCTCGAAGGCCGGTTCGGCGACTACTACCGCCGCAGCGACGTCTCCCTCCCGCCCGCGGCCGAACGCCGCGAGTGGGGACACATCCCGTGGAGCGCCGGCGCGACCCGGATGATCCGCCACCAGTCGCTGCTCGACGTCGGCGACCTCGGCGACTTCCTGCACCGCACCGCGCCCCGGCACGTCTACTTCTCGTCGGCTCGGTTCGCCGACCCCGGAGCGGGTTCGATGGACGAGAAGGGCTGGCAGTCGGCCGACCTCGTCTTCGACCTCGACGCCGACCATCTCCCCGGCGTCGACCCCGAGACCACCTCGTACGCGGAGATGCTCGAAGCGTGTAAGGGAGAGCTTCTGAACCTCCTCGATTTCATCGACGACGACTTCGACTTCGAGGAGACCGAGGTGGTCTTCTCCGGCGGGCGGGGGTACCACGTCCACGTTCGCGACCCCGAAGTACGAGGGCTCGACAGCGAGGCGCGCCGCGAGATCGTCGACTACGTCCGCGCGATCGACCTCGATGTCGACGGCCTGATCGAGACCGAGTCGAACCGCGGGACGACCCGCCGGGTTCTCCGCCGTCGCGGCGGGTGGGGGGCGCGCACGCACCGCCGCCTCGTGGACCTCGCAGAACGGCTGCGCGAGATGGACGACGACGACGCCTTAGAGCGGCTGCAGGAACTCGACGGGATCGGCGAGGGGCGCGCGCAGACGATCCTCGGAACGGTCCGGAACAACTTCGAGGCGATCCGCGCGGGTAACGTCGAGGCGGGCGGCCCCGGGACCCGCATCCTCGTCGAGGCGCTCGCCGCCGAGGCGATCGAGACGGAGACCGCGCCGATCGACGAGCCGGTGACGACCGACACGAAGCGGCTCATCCGGCTTCCGGGCAGCCTCCACGGCGGCTCGGGGCTGGTCGTCACGCCGCTCGCGCGCGAGGAACTCGACGGTTTCCACCCGCTGGAAGACGCCATCCCGGAGCGGTTCCGCGGGCGAGAGATCAGCGTGAACGTGGTCGATCCGGGGCCGACGACGTTCGACGGCGACACGTTTACTATCACGGAGGGTGAGCAATCCGTCGAAGAGTGCCTCGGGATCTTCCTGATGTCTCGCGGGCGCGCGGAGAAAATCAAAGAATGAATTCGGCCGAGTGCAAAGAATGGACTTAGACGAGCTGCGGAGCGTCCGACGGACCGAGCGACAGAAGGACAGCCTCCAGCACCTCCGCGACTCGTTCTACGAGGACGTCGCCGCATACATCGCAGAGCGGAAGGCCGAGCGCACCCGCGCGGCAGACGCCGCCGACGATCCCTTCGGGGATCCCGAAGTGGGTCAGCTGACCGACGAGATCGAGACCGCCGAAGACGTCGTCGAGTCGATCTACGAGCGGCGCGTCGGCAAGGTCGTCAAGCTGGCGTCGTTCGCGGCGGCGGATATGAGCGCCAACACCGACGGCCTCACCGCCGAGGAGCGAGAGCTGTTCGACGGACTGGTCGCGCAGATCAAGCGGAACCGACAGACTGTCCTCGATGTCCTCGCCGGCGAAGGCGGCGACCACTCCGGAAGCGACGGCGTGACGATGTCGGCTTCGGCCGACCACGCGGCGACCGCCGCCGAGACAGACCACGCGGCGATGCCGGATACGGCGACCGAGTCGTCGTCGACAGCCGAGACCGACGCGACTGCTGAGACGGACGCACCGTCCGCGGATATGGCGACCGCACCGACGGACGACCCGGCCGGCCCTGACGACGTTCTCGCCGACGCGATGGGCGGTTCGGACCCGGGCGGCTCCGGGGAGTCGTCGGATCCGATCGCCGAATCGGAGTCGGATCCGAATCCGGGCGCTCCCCCGGATGTCCCGCCGGACGCCCCACCGGACACGTCGGAATCTGAAACCCCCGTCATCGGGAACGGAGATCCCACCGAAGGCGGGCAACCGTCTGACGATACCGAACGCGTCACGCTCCGGATCACCGAAGACATCGGCCAGATCTTCGGCGTCGACGAGCGCGAGTACGACCTCGAATCCGAGGACGTCGTGACGCTCCCGGCGACGAACGCCGGGCCGCTCTTGGACCGCAACGCCGCGGAGCAACTCGATTAGCCCCGGCGGTCGGGGAATCGCGAATCCGCGCTCGCTTTCAAGCGGTACGTTGAAGCCCGGCTCGCGAGACGGACGGAGTATGCTCGATATCGGTGAGACCGCTCCCGGCTTCACGCTGCCCGACCAAGACGGCCAGACCGTGTCGCTCTCGGAACTCCGCGGCGAGTACGTCGTCGTTTACTTCTACCCGCGGGCGGACACGCCCGGTTGTACGACAGAAGCGTGCGGATTCCGCGACGTCTACGACGAACTTCGCGAGCGCGGTGTGACCGTTCTCGGGATCAGCGACGACCCCGTCGACGACCTCGCGCCGTTCGCCGCGGAGTACGACCTCCCGTTCAGACTGCTCTCCGACGAGGACGGGTCGGTGTCGTCCGCCTACGACTCCTACGGCGAGAAGAATATGTTCGGCAACACCTTCGACGGCGTCTTCAGAAACACGTACGTTGTCGGCCCCGACGGGGACGTCGTTCTCGCGTACGAGGGCGTCTCCCCCGAGGGCCACGCGACGGAGATTCTCGACGACCTCGACGCGCTCGAGGACTGATCGGACGGCGTGTCGATCCCGCGCGCTTCAAGCGGAGATTCGAACGCGGATCGACACCGCATTTCCGGTGAAAGAAACGATAACTCAGTTTTATTGTTTGAGATATAACAGGCCGTTGATTGCCCGATACGAGCTACAGTGAAATTCCCGAAGGCTCCTCCGGCTACTGGAACGTCCGCCGCGATGGTCTACTGGAACGTCCGGCCGATTTCGGCCTCGGGCTCGCGCTCGACCTCGCTGGTCTGGAAGCGCTGTTCGATCTCCTCGTAGCGCTCGCGCGTTTCCGGCGTCACGCTCGGGCCGACCTCGTCGAGCGCGTGCTCGAAGTGCGCCATCGTCACGCGGACGTTGCCGACCGATTCGGTGACCTCCTCGCGGGAGACGCTGTTGATGAACTCGCGGCTCGCAGCCATCGACGCCTCGCGACAGACCGCTTCGATGTCGGCACCGACGTAGCCGCCGGTCTCCGCGGCGAGTTCGTCGAGGTCGACGTCGTCTGCGAGCGGCTTGTGCTCGGTGTGGACCGCGAATATCGCCCGGCGACCCTCCTCGTCGGGGACGGGCACGTGGACGTGACGATCCAACCGTCCCGGGCGCAGGAGCGCCGAATCGATCAGATCCGGGCGGTTCGTCGTCGCGACGACGACGACGTCTTCGAGGGTTTCGAGCCCGTCCAGCTCGGTCAAGAGCTGGGAGACGACGCGCTCTGAGACGCCCGAATCGCCCGAGTGGCTGCCGCGCTCGGTCGCGATCGAGTCGATCTCATCGAAGAAGACCACGGTAGGCGCGTTCTCGCGGGCCTTCTTGAAGATCTCGCGGACGCCTTTCTCGGATTCGCCGACGTACTTGTCGAGCAGTTCCGGCCCCTTCACGGAGATGAAGTTCGACTCGGACTCGTTGGCGACGGCCTTCGCGAGCAGCGTCTTTCCAGTTCCGGGCGGCCCGTACATCAGGACGCCCTTCGCGGACTGCATATCCATCGCCTCGAACACTTCGGGGTATTCGAGCGGCCACTGGATCGTCTCCCGAAGGCGCTCTTTGGTGTCTTCGAGACCACCCACGTTCTCCCAAGAGACGTCTGGCACCTCGACGAACACCTCCCGCAGCGCCGAGGGCTCGATTCCTTTGATCGCCTCTTTGAAGTCCTTCGAGGTGACCGTCAGCTTTTCGAGGACCTCGGCGTCGATCTCGTCGGAGTCGAGGTCGAGTTCGGGACGGATGCGCCGCAGCGCATTCATCGCGGCCTCTTTCGCGAGGCTCTCGATATCCGCGCCGACGAAGCCGTGGGTGTTGTCGGCGTACTCGTCGAGGTCGATCGCATCCGACAGCGGCATGTTCCGCGTGTGGACCTGCAGGATCTCCTTTCGACCCTCGCGGTCCGGCACGCCGATCTCGATCTCGCGGTCGAAGCGACCGCCGCGGCGCAGCGCCGGGTCGATCGCGTCCACTCTGTTCGTCGCACCGATGACGACGACCTCGCCGCGCTCGTCGAGGCCGTCCATCAGCGAGAGCAGTTGCGCGACGACGCGACGTTCGACGTCGCCGCCGGCCTCGCCGCGCTTGGGCGCGATCGAGTCGATCTCGTCGATGAAGACGATCGCCGGGGCGGCCTCCTCGGCCTCCTCGAAGATCTCCCGGAGCTGCTCTTCGGACTCGCCGTAGTACTTCGACATGATCTCCGGCCCGGAGATCGTGTGGAACGAGGCGTCGATCTCGTTGGCGACGGCTTTCGCGATCAGCGTCTTCCCCGTTCCGGGCGGGCCGTGGAGGAGCACGCCCTTCGGCGGCTCGATGCCGAGCCGCTGGAACAGCTCGGGGTGCCGCATCGGCAGCTCGATCATCTCTCGCACTTGTTCGAGTTCGCGATCGAGACCGCCGATGTCCTCGTAGGTCACCGAGGGCGTGTCGGCCTCGCCATCCGCGCCCGACTGGATGTCCTCGGCGGGCGTCTGGCTGATCGTCACCTCAGTCGAGTCGGTGACGACGACGGTCCCGTCCGGTTCGGTCGAGGCGACTTTCAACGGCAGCGGCTGACTCGACGAGCTCATGAAGCCGAAGCCGAACGGGATCCGGATGTTCTGCCCCTGCGTAACGGGCTGCCCCGCGAGCTTATCCCGCAGGTGCGCGCCGATGTTGCCGCTGATGCGGAGGTTCTGCGGGAGCGCGACGGAGACGTGCTTGGCGGGCTTGATGTCGGCCTTTTCGACCTCGACGCGGTCGTCGATGCCGACGTTCGACTGCTGGCGGAGCCGGCCGTCGATCCGGATGACGCCCGAGCCGCTGTCCTCGGGGTAACCGGGCCAGACGCGGGCGATCGCGGTGCCGCCGTCGCCGTCGATGCGGATGTAGTCGCCGCCTTCGAGGTCCAGATCCTCGGCGGCCTGCCGGTCGATGGCGGCGAGCCCGCGACCGGCGTCCTTCTGCTTGAGTGGTTTGACAGTGAGCTTCATTTTTCGACCGTGATCGTGAGTACGCCGTTGTTCGTCGCGACCGACGCGTCCGAGCCGGGAAGCTCGAACTCGGCCTCGGAGACCTCCTCGCCCGTCTCGGCGACGACGATGGCCGTCGTGCCGACGATGTCGACATCGAGATCCTCGTCGGCGACTCCCACGTCGGCGGCGAGGACCCAGCTGTCCTCGTATTCGTACCGGCGAACGATGCGCTCGTCTCCACCGGCTAACTGTTTGATACTCATCGTGATTCCTAACTCCAAGTTAGTCGCCCTAATATTTAAATCTTCCTACCACTAATCGACGTACAGCGGTGGATGAGCGTGACTTGCGATTGAATTGCGGTCCAGGCCGCTCGGTGTTACTGTCACTCGAACCGGAGTGGTGCGGTTCCGTCGTCGAGGCGACTCCGACGTCACGTCGACAGGGCCGTCTCGACACTTCCACATCACGTTCAATCGCTGACGGCTTCCACGTTCAGGGTTTATACCTCGGCCGATCGAACGAATTCGTATGCAAACGGTATCTCACCACGGTCGGGAGACGGCCTACCGGACGTTCGACCGGGACGCGAGCGGCCCCGTCGTCCTCGCCATCCACGGCAGCGGCGGCACCCACCGCGTCTGGAGCGCGCAGGCGAAGATCGCCGACGAGTACCCGCTGATCGCGCTCGACTTGAGCGGGCACGGCGACAGCGACGACGTCGCGGCCGAGCCGGGGTACGAAACGCTCTCGGCGTACGTCGACGACGTCGTCGCCGTCGCGACGGCGGTAGACGCCGACGTCCTCCTCGGCAATTCTCTCGGTGGCGCGGTCGTGCTGACGGCGCTCATCGAGCGCGAGATCGACGCATCGGGAGCAGTCTTGGCCGGAACGGGTGCGCGGCTCCCGGTGCTCGACGACCTCCTCCAGTGGGTCCAGACGGATTTCGACCGCGTGATCGAGTTCTTCCACGAACCGGACCACTTGTTTCACGATCCCGACGAGACCACCCTCGACGTCTCGAAGGCGGCGCTGCGCAACACCGGGCGAGCGGTCCTCGAACGAGACTTCCGAACGGCGCACGCCTTCGACGTCCGCGGAGCGCTTTCGACCGTCGACGTCCCGACGCTGGCGCTCGTCGGCGAGTACGACCGGCTCACGCCCCCACACTACCACGAGGAGCTCTGTACCGGACTCCCCGACTGCGAGCTCTCGGTTCTCGACGACGCCGCCCACCTCGCGATGCTCGAGGCCGCCGAGGCGTTCAACGCGGGGCTTCGGGACTTCCTCGACCGGCGCGTGTTGGCGTAGCGCGACTCCATCGCGACCGCACAACGCCGAAAGCGCTCGCGCGAAACCGGCACGCCTTTGCGCCTTCCACCGAAGTCGAGTCCGTGCAACCGGTCGAGACCTCGGATCCGGACGGGATCGACTACGGCTGGGTGATGCAGACGACGTTCGTCCTCACTATCGCCGTCGGCGCGCCCGTCGTCGCCGCGCTTTCGTTGCAGACGACGCTGCCGACGTGGGGCGCTCGCGTCGAGTTCGCGATCCGCGTCGGCAGCGTCGTCTGGATCCTCGTCGCCCTCGCGGTCTTCGGGTACGCGTGGCGATTCGACGCGGGCGACGGCGGCAACGACCCCGACGACATCGTCGAGGGGGAGTGAGGACGACATCGTCGAGGGGGAGTGACCGATTTCGCGCGGGCGCGGGTCGGCGCACATCGGTCGCCGCCGTCGGAAGGTCTTTGACGCGAGTCGCCGACTCTCGCATATGATCGACGAGACGATCGCGGAGATCCGAGAGATGCAGACGCACAGTTCGTCCGTCGTTGCCGTGAAAGCGACGCAGGCGCTCTCGGATCTCATCGAACGCGATCACGCGACGGTCGAGGAGTTCGAGCGCGACCTCGAACGCAACGTGAGCGCGCTCAAGCGGGCGAATCCGTCGCACGCCTCGCTGTTCAACGCGATGCAGACGGTGCTCGTGAACGTCGTCGATCGGAAGGACACCGTTCCCGAGGCCAAATCGCTCCTCGAAGAGGTGATCGAACGAGTCGTCGAGGACGTCCGACAGGGGAAATCCCGCGCGGCCAGAAACGCGGCCCCGACCTTCGAGGAGGGCGAGACGTTCCTCACCCACGACTTCTCTTCGACGGTTTTGGAAGCCGTCGAGCAGGCCGCCGCCGACGGGACGTACCTGACAGCGTACGTCACCGAGGCGCGGCCGCGGTTCCTCGGCCGGAAGACGGCCCGACGACTCGCCGCCTTCGACCGCGTGGAACCCCATCTGCTGGTCGACAGCGCGGCGGGCACGTACCTCGAGGAGTGCGATCGAATCGTCATCGGGATGGACTGCATCGTCGGCGACACCCTGTACAACCGGGTCGGCACCTTTCCGATCATCGCGACCGCGAACTACCTCGACGTCCCCGTCACGGTCGTCGGGTCCGCCGCGAAGATCGTCGAGGACGGCTTCGTCTTCGAGGACGAGATCCGCCCGCCTGCGGAGGTCACGCTCGAACCGATCGAGGACGTCGTGATCGAAAACCCCGCCTACGACGCCACGCCGGTCGAACTGCTCGACGAAGT is from Halobellus sp. LT62 and encodes:
- a CDS encoding (2Fe-2S)-binding protein, with protein sequence MSTTDVPDESEPDAGDDSGGPSRRDIIKGTIGGTLVAANAYLFNNIRQTSAQGDETPGVRERFSNQLKLTVNGRERFVRVEDQERLAETLRYKLGLTGTKFGCDRAMCGACTVQVEGDPIYSCTYFTKDAVGKEITTVEGLAEGGQLHPIQESFIEELGGQCAFCTPGMIMSAKSLLEENSDPSREEVKDALEGNLCRCGNYENEIESVLSAAERM
- a CDS encoding XdhC family protein, whose protein sequence is MEEHGGDESASSVYGRIDELTAAGETVALATVTRVDGSAPQDPGASMLVRADGSTEGTVGGGTVEERTRRAAVEAIGERTPRTERWELRPEGNTGMVCGGEMDVFINVVPGSQRLIVAGGGHIAQSLAPMAVELGYDVSVVDDREEYATEERFPDAAVYADEYDAGIDAIGVTDNTAVVVATRSGHFDRVASREALERGAYYVGLVASDTKAERVAEGLREDGVDEGDFERFHSPVGLDLGGGDPADVALSILGELNRVRNGLSPGVVES
- the trmB gene encoding HTH-type sugar sensing transcriptional regulator TrmB — translated: MADELRMTLERVGERFNLGEYEIEAYLAVLEHGELTASEIADRTEIPQPRVYDTVRSLSDRGLVELRESRPMKIVAVAPDDAFGNVQQSLDSLVSELEARYTAPARDTEAVSLVKSRSTILRYVEEIIESAEYELVLSLTPDLLRRFREDLAAAVDDGVSVDLLVTPLSRAPDPDSFDYLEVATVARARRGITTPILAVADGNYSIYATQDALRDDRDRYGVIFNRSALGFLVSGFFGTVLWSTAETIATDGKRRPFPRRYASIRRAVKDVRELDGPFYASITGRDVETGDPVVVEGKVKTATLEESEEVASIQLETDDGVLEIGGLVAAFEDVEAQEIILGRDEVPDREQFA
- the priS gene encoding DNA primase small subunit PriS, with translation MEARTRTYLEGRFGDYYRRSDVSLPPAAERREWGHIPWSAGATRMIRHQSLLDVGDLGDFLHRTAPRHVYFSSARFADPGAGSMDEKGWQSADLVFDLDADHLPGVDPETTSYAEMLEACKGELLNLLDFIDDDFDFEETEVVFSGGRGYHVHVRDPEVRGLDSEARREIVDYVRAIDLDVDGLIETESNRGTTRRVLRRRGGWGARTHRRLVDLAERLREMDDDDALERLQELDGIGEGRAQTILGTVRNNFEAIRAGNVEAGGPGTRILVEALAAEAIETETAPIDEPVTTDTKRLIRLPGSLHGGSGLVVTPLAREELDGFHPLEDAIPERFRGREISVNVVDPGPTTFDGDTFTITEGEQSVEECLGIFLMSRGRAEKIKE
- the bcp gene encoding thioredoxin-dependent thiol peroxidase — its product is MLDIGETAPGFTLPDQDGQTVSLSELRGEYVVVYFYPRADTPGCTTEACGFRDVYDELRERGVTVLGISDDPVDDLAPFAAEYDLPFRLLSDEDGSVSSAYDSYGEKNMFGNTFDGVFRNTYVVGPDGDVVLAYEGVSPEGHATEILDDLDALED
- a CDS encoding CDC48 family AAA ATPase, whose protein sequence is MKLTVKPLKQKDAGRGLAAIDRQAAEDLDLEGGDYIRIDGDGGTAIARVWPGYPEDSGSGVIRIDGRLRQQSNVGIDDRVEVEKADIKPAKHVSVALPQNLRISGNIGAHLRDKLAGQPVTQGQNIRIPFGFGFMSSSSQPLPLKVASTEPDGTVVVTDSTEVTISQTPAEDIQSGADGEADTPSVTYEDIGGLDRELEQVREMIELPMRHPELFQRLGIEPPKGVLLHGPPGTGKTLIAKAVANEIDASFHTISGPEIMSKYYGESEEQLREIFEEAEEAAPAIVFIDEIDSIAPKRGEAGGDVERRVVAQLLSLMDGLDERGEVVVIGATNRVDAIDPALRRGGRFDREIEIGVPDREGRKEILQVHTRNMPLSDAIDLDEYADNTHGFVGADIESLAKEAAMNALRRIRPELDLDSDEIDAEVLEKLTVTSKDFKEAIKGIEPSALREVFVEVPDVSWENVGGLEDTKERLRETIQWPLEYPEVFEAMDMQSAKGVLMYGPPGTGKTLLAKAVANESESNFISVKGPELLDKYVGESEKGVREIFKKARENAPTVVFFDEIDSIATERGSHSGDSGVSERVVSQLLTELDGLETLEDVVVVATTNRPDLIDSALLRPGRLDRHVHVPVPDEEGRRAIFAVHTEHKPLADDVDLDELAAETGGYVGADIEAVCREASMAASREFINSVSREEVTESVGNVRVTMAHFEHALDEVGPSVTPETRERYEEIEQRFQTSEVEREPEAEIGRTFQ
- a CDS encoding Hsp20/alpha crystallin family protein produces the protein MSIKQLAGGDERIVRRYEYEDSWVLAADVGVADEDLDVDIVGTTAIVVAETGEEVSEAEFELPGSDASVATNNGVLTITVEK
- a CDS encoding alpha/beta fold hydrolase, with amino-acid sequence MQTVSHHGRETAYRTFDRDASGPVVLAIHGSGGTHRVWSAQAKIADEYPLIALDLSGHGDSDDVAAEPGYETLSAYVDDVVAVATAVDADVLLGNSLGGAVVLTALIEREIDASGAVLAGTGARLPVLDDLLQWVQTDFDRVIEFFHEPDHLFHDPDETTLDVSKAALRNTGRAVLERDFRTAHAFDVRGALSTVDVPTLALVGEYDRLTPPHYHEELCTGLPDCELSVLDDAAHLAMLEAAEAFNAGLRDFLDRRVLA
- a CDS encoding DUF5822 domain-containing protein; its protein translation is MQPVETSDPDGIDYGWVMQTTFVLTIAVGAPVVAALSLQTTLPTWGARVEFAIRVGSVVWILVALAVFGYAWRFDAGDGGNDPDDIVEGE
- a CDS encoding translation initiation factor eIF-2B — its product is MIDETIAEIREMQTHSSSVVAVKATQALSDLIERDHATVEEFERDLERNVSALKRANPSHASLFNAMQTVLVNVVDRKDTVPEAKSLLEEVIERVVEDVRQGKSRAARNAAPTFEEGETFLTHDFSSTVLEAVEQAAADGTYLTAYVTEARPRFLGRKTARRLAAFDRVEPHLLVDSAAGTYLEECDRIVIGMDCIVGDTLYNRVGTFPIIATANYLDVPVTVVGSAAKIVEDGFVFEDEIRPPAEVTLEPIEDVVIENPAYDATPVELLDEVITDNGIENIPRE